One genomic region from Balaenoptera acutorostrata chromosome 1, mBalAcu1.1, whole genome shotgun sequence encodes:
- the DRAM2 gene encoding DNA damage-regulated autophagy modulator protein 2, which translates to MWWFQQGLSFLPSALVIWTAAAFIFSYITAITLHHVDPVLPYISDTGTVAPEKCLFGAMLNIAAVLCIATIYVRYKQVHALNPEESRIIKLNKAGLVLGLLSCLGLSIVANFQKTTFFAVHVCGAVLTFGIGSLYMFVQTILSYQMQPKIHGKQVFWIRLLLVIWCGVSAFSMLTCSSLLYSGSFGADIVQKLHWNPEDKGYVLHMITTAAEWSMSLSFFGFFLTYIRDFQKISLRVEATLHGLTLYDTAPCPINNERTRLLSRDV; encoded by the exons ATGTGGTGGTTTCAgcaaggcctcagtttccttccttcAGCCCTTGTAATTTGGACGGCTGCtgctttcatattttcatatatcaCTGCTATAACACTTCACCATGTTGACCCTGTTTTGCCTTATATCAG tgacaCTGGTACAGTAGCTCCAGAAAAATGCTTGTTTGGGGCAATGTTAAATATTGCCGCAGTTTTAT GCATTGCGACCATTTATGTTCGTTATAAGCAAGTTCATGCTCTGAATCCTGAAGAGAGTCGTATCATCAAATTAAACAAGGCTGGCCTTGTACTTGGATTACTGAGTTGTTTAGGACTTTCTATTGTGGCAAACTTCCAG AAAACCACCTTTTTTGCTGTACATGTATGTGGAGCTGTGCTCACCTTTGGCATTGGCTCATTATACATGTTTGTTCAGACTATCCTTTCCTACCAAATGCAGCCCAAAATTCACGGCAAACAAGTCTTCTGGATCAGACTACTGTTGGTTATCTGGTGTGGAGTAAGTGCATTTAGCA TGCTGACTTGTTCATCACTTTTGTACAGTGGCAGTTTTGGTGCTGATATAGTACAGAAACTCCACTGGAATCCTGAGGACAAA GGTTATGTGCTTCACATGATCACTACTGCAGCAGAATGGTCTATGTCACTTTCCTTCTTTGGTTTTTTCCTGACTTATATTCGTGATTTTCAG aaAATTTCTTTACGGGTAGAAGCCACTTTACACGGATTAACCCTCTATGACACTGCTCCTTGCCCTATTAACAATGAACGAACACGGCTACTTTCCAGAGATGTATGA